A DNA window from Actinomadura luzonensis contains the following coding sequences:
- a CDS encoding response regulator: MIRVLIADDQGMVRTGFTVFLSGQPDIEVVGEAADGREAVRRAAELAPDVVLMDVRMPVMNGLEATRELLSSRARSAPKVLILTTFDLDDYVYEALRAGASGFLLKDASAAQLAEAVRVVAAGDALLAPQITRRLIHEFARLGAPRPTAAGRRLAELTERETEVLTLVAQALSNQEIAGKLFVAEQTVKTHVGRVLMKLGLRDRAQAIVWAYENGLVRPGE, from the coding sequence GTGATCCGCGTGTTGATCGCTGACGACCAGGGCATGGTGCGCACCGGGTTCACGGTGTTCCTGAGCGGGCAGCCGGACATCGAGGTCGTGGGCGAGGCGGCCGACGGCCGGGAGGCCGTCCGCCGCGCGGCCGAACTCGCCCCGGACGTCGTGCTCATGGACGTGCGGATGCCGGTCATGAACGGCCTTGAGGCCACCAGGGAGCTGTTGTCGAGCCGCGCGCGGTCCGCGCCGAAAGTGCTGATCCTGACGACGTTCGACCTCGACGACTACGTGTACGAGGCGCTGCGCGCGGGAGCGAGCGGCTTCCTGCTGAAGGACGCCTCGGCGGCGCAGCTCGCCGAGGCGGTGCGGGTGGTGGCGGCCGGCGACGCGTTGCTCGCCCCGCAGATCACCAGGCGGCTGATCCACGAGTTCGCCCGCCTGGGCGCACCGCGCCCGACGGCGGCCGGGCGCAGGCTGGCCGAGCTGACCGAGCGGGAGACGGAAGTGCTCACGCTGGTCGCACAGGCACTGTCCAACCAGGAGATCGCCGGCAAGCTCTTCGTGGCCGAGCAGACGGTGAAGACGCATGTGGGGCGCGTGCTGATGAAGCTGGGGCTGCGTGACCGAGCACAGGCCATCGTCTGGGCGTACGAGAACGGCCTGGTGCGCCCCGGCGAATGA
- a CDS encoding sensor histidine kinase, whose protein sequence is MSLRRHPRNPPPPPTDATPTASSAPDDGTPGPDEPDLNEPDSGAPDSSGPGSDGPDSDGPGSDGPDSDQPGSNQPGRERPGGDRPKEAPPSRWHKLTSATIRPFALALFRGDADPPPPRSRRLSLTVPPSLTGLIPLQTVSLVQLAELALALAMFGATQSMVLDLILRGSVPSSGPGPIAELFAYVNAVAAALPIALRDRWPLAAWRTAFALLPVALWTSIRAGANDPPYSAPTVLSYLLVLYSVAVRCDRRITLAVWVLTVLTAWIVQPDSMVIVTVAVTVVVLFGHNVRVRRTATSRLAEEERRSRLAQDAQAALQERARIARELHDVVAHHMSVIAIQAEAVPLKAKGDPAQLEAGLAEIRHLSLEAIAELRQVLGVLRDGEGRAETTPQPGLGRVDELVANARSAGLAVVVKRSGPLDGLGPAVGLSAYRIVQESLSNVMRHAPGAAVAIELAREGEELRLRVANGPGTAPGGPPGAGQGLVGMRERAALLGGALEAGPAPGGGFEVRARLPVTEESSR, encoded by the coding sequence ATGTCCCTCCGGCGGCACCCCCGCAACCCCCCACCACCGCCCACGGACGCCACCCCCACAGCCTCCTCAGCCCCCGACGACGGCACCCCAGGCCCCGACGAACCAGACCTCAACGAACCGGACTCCGGCGCACCGGATTCCAGCGGACCGGGCAGCGACGGGCCGGACAGCGACGGGCCGGGCAGCGACGGGCCGGACTCCGACCAGCCGGGCAGCAACCAGCCGGGGCGCGAGCGGCCAGGCGGCGACCGGCCGAAGGAAGCGCCCCCTTCCCGCTGGCACAAGCTGACCTCGGCGACCATCCGCCCCTTCGCCCTCGCCCTGTTCCGAGGCGACGCCGACCCGCCCCCACCCCGCTCCCGCCGCCTCTCACTCACCGTGCCTCCCTCTCTGACGGGCCTCATCCCGCTTCAGACCGTCAGCCTCGTGCAGCTGGCGGAGCTGGCACTGGCCCTGGCGATGTTCGGCGCCACGCAGTCGATGGTGCTCGACTTGATCCTGCGAGGCTCGGTCCCCTCGTCCGGCCCTGGCCCGATCGCGGAGCTGTTCGCCTACGTCAACGCCGTCGCGGCCGCCCTGCCGATCGCGCTGCGCGACCGCTGGCCCCTCGCCGCCTGGCGGACGGCGTTCGCGCTGCTGCCCGTCGCCCTGTGGACCAGCATCCGGGCGGGCGCCAACGATCCGCCGTACTCGGCGCCCACGGTCCTGTCCTACCTGCTCGTGCTCTACTCGGTCGCCGTACGCTGCGACCGGCGGATCACGCTGGCGGTCTGGGTCCTCACGGTGCTGACGGCGTGGATCGTGCAGCCCGACTCGATGGTGATCGTCACGGTCGCGGTGACCGTGGTCGTGCTGTTCGGCCACAACGTGCGGGTGCGGCGCACCGCCACCTCCCGCCTCGCCGAGGAGGAGCGGCGCAGCCGGCTCGCACAGGACGCGCAGGCGGCGCTGCAGGAGCGCGCCCGCATCGCCCGCGAGCTGCACGACGTGGTCGCCCACCACATGTCGGTGATCGCGATCCAGGCGGAGGCCGTCCCGCTCAAGGCCAAGGGCGACCCGGCGCAGCTGGAGGCGGGCCTGGCGGAGATCAGGCACCTGTCGCTGGAGGCCATCGCCGAGCTGCGGCAGGTGCTGGGGGTCCTGCGCGACGGGGAGGGCCGTGCCGAGACCACGCCGCAGCCGGGGCTCGGCCGCGTCGACGAGCTGGTCGCCAACGCCCGCTCCGCCGGGCTGGCCGTTGTCGTCAAACGGTCGGGCCCGCTGGACGGGCTCGGCCCGGCGGTGGGGCTGTCGGCGTACCGGATCGTCCAGGAGTCGCTGAGCAACGTCATGCGGCACGCACCCGGCGCGGCCGTGGCCATCGAGCTCGCCCGTGAGGGCGAGGAGCTGCGGTTACGCGTCGCCAACGGCCCAGGAACGGCGCCGGGCGGCCCGCCGGGCGCCGGGCAGGGCCTGGTGGGCATGCGCGAACGGGCGGCCCTGCTGGGCGGCGCCCTGGAGGCGGGCCCGGCGCCGGGTGGAGGGTTCGAGGTGAGAGCGAGACTCCCCGTCACGGAGGAGTCTTCACGATGA
- the lon gene encoding endopeptidase La: protein MSESLTLPVLPLDDEVVLPGMVVPLDLSDSEVRAAIDAARASGGNKPRVLLVPRIDGRYGAIGVRAVVEQVGRLPGGEPAAVVRGVDRVRVGTGTTGPGAALWVEAHTIDAVPASERAHELAKEYKALATTILQKRGAWQVVDQVNQIDDPSVLADSSGYTPWLSTAQKVELLEAGDPADRLAKLIEWSRDHLAELDVAETIRKDVQEGMEKQQREFLLRQQLAAVRKELKELNGDAETEEEDYRSRVEAADLPEKVREAALKEVDKLERTPDQSPETGWIRTWLDTVLDMPWNVRTEDNYDITGARAVLDADHTGLKDVKDRIIEHLAVRKRRQDRGLGVVGGRRSGAVLALAGPPGVGKTSLGESVARAMGRKFVRVALGGVRDEAEIRGHRRTYVGALPGRIVRAIREAGSMNPVVLLDEVDKVGADYRGDPTAALLEVLDPAQNHTFRDHYLEVELDLSDVLFLATANVLEAIPGPLLDRMEIVTLDGYTEDEKVAIARDHLLPRQRELAGLTAEEVVVEEGALRRLAAEYTREAGVRSLERAVGRVLRKVAAKDELPVTVGEADLVEYLGRPRFVPESSLPETVQRTSVPGVATGLAVTGAGGDVLYVEASLAYPETGETGLTLTGQLGDVMKESARIALSYLRSHGAELELPVTALKDRSVHVHFPAGAVPKDGPSAGVTLTTALASLLSGRLVRSDVAMTGEISLTGRVLPIGGVKQKLLAAHRAGITTVLIPARNEPDLDDVPEEVRNELTIHPVSDVREVLDIALAPAQVETTVAA, encoded by the coding sequence ATGAGTGAGAGCTTGACCCTCCCGGTCCTGCCGCTGGACGACGAGGTGGTCCTGCCGGGCATGGTGGTCCCGCTGGACCTGTCCGACTCCGAGGTGCGCGCTGCCATCGACGCGGCTCGTGCATCCGGTGGCAACAAGCCGCGGGTGCTCCTCGTTCCCCGCATCGACGGCCGCTACGGCGCCATCGGCGTCCGCGCCGTGGTGGAGCAGGTCGGGAGGCTGCCGGGCGGCGAGCCCGCCGCGGTCGTCCGCGGCGTGGACCGCGTCCGCGTGGGCACCGGCACGACCGGCCCCGGCGCCGCCCTCTGGGTCGAGGCGCACACGATCGACGCCGTCCCGGCGAGCGAGCGCGCGCACGAGCTGGCCAAGGAGTACAAGGCCCTGGCCACCACGATCTTGCAGAAGCGCGGCGCCTGGCAGGTGGTCGACCAGGTCAACCAGATCGACGACCCGTCGGTCCTGGCCGACAGCTCCGGCTACACCCCCTGGCTGTCCACGGCGCAGAAGGTCGAGCTGCTGGAGGCCGGCGACCCCGCCGACCGGCTGGCCAAGCTGATCGAGTGGTCCCGCGACCACCTCGCCGAGCTGGACGTCGCCGAGACGATCCGCAAGGACGTCCAGGAGGGCATGGAGAAGCAGCAGCGCGAGTTCCTGCTGCGCCAGCAGCTCGCCGCCGTCCGCAAGGAGCTCAAGGAGCTCAACGGCGACGCCGAGACCGAGGAGGAGGACTACCGGTCCCGCGTCGAGGCCGCCGACCTGCCCGAGAAGGTGCGCGAGGCCGCGCTCAAGGAGGTCGACAAGCTCGAGCGCACGCCCGACCAGTCGCCCGAGACCGGTTGGATCCGTACCTGGCTGGACACCGTCCTCGACATGCCGTGGAACGTCCGTACCGAGGACAACTACGACATCACCGGCGCGCGGGCCGTGCTCGACGCGGACCACACCGGCCTGAAGGACGTCAAGGACCGCATCATCGAGCACCTGGCCGTGCGCAAGCGCCGCCAGGACCGCGGCCTCGGCGTCGTCGGCGGCCGGCGCAGCGGCGCCGTGCTGGCCCTGGCCGGCCCTCCCGGAGTCGGCAAGACCTCGCTGGGCGAGTCCGTGGCCCGCGCGATGGGCCGCAAGTTCGTCCGCGTCGCGCTCGGCGGCGTCCGCGACGAGGCGGAGATCCGCGGCCACCGTCGCACGTACGTCGGCGCGCTGCCCGGCCGCATCGTCCGCGCGATCCGCGAGGCCGGCTCGATGAACCCGGTCGTCCTGCTCGACGAGGTCGACAAGGTCGGCGCCGACTACCGCGGCGACCCGACGGCCGCGCTGCTGGAGGTGCTCGACCCGGCGCAGAACCACACCTTCCGCGACCACTACCTGGAGGTCGAGCTCGACCTGTCGGACGTGCTCTTCCTGGCCACGGCCAACGTCCTGGAGGCCATCCCCGGCCCGCTGCTGGACCGCATGGAGATCGTCACCCTCGACGGCTACACCGAGGACGAGAAGGTGGCCATCGCCCGCGACCACCTGCTGCCGCGTCAGCGGGAGCTGGCCGGACTGACGGCCGAGGAGGTCGTGGTCGAGGAGGGCGCGCTGCGCAGGCTCGCCGCCGAGTACACCCGCGAGGCCGGCGTGCGCTCCCTGGAGCGGGCGGTCGGCCGGGTGCTGCGCAAGGTCGCGGCCAAGGACGAGCTGCCCGTCACCGTCGGCGAGGCCGACCTGGTCGAGTACCTCGGCAGGCCGCGGTTCGTGCCGGAGTCGTCGCTGCCGGAGACCGTCCAGCGCACCTCGGTGCCGGGCGTCGCGACGGGCCTGGCCGTCACCGGCGCCGGCGGCGACGTCCTGTACGTGGAGGCGTCGCTGGCCTACCCGGAGACCGGCGAGACCGGGCTCACGCTCACCGGCCAGCTCGGCGACGTGATGAAGGAGTCGGCCAGGATCGCGCTGTCCTACCTGCGCTCGCACGGCGCGGAGCTGGAGCTGCCGGTCACCGCGCTGAAGGACCGGTCGGTGCACGTGCACTTCCCGGCGGGCGCCGTCCCCAAGGACGGGCCGTCGGCGGGCGTGACGCTGACGACCGCGCTGGCCTCGCTGCTGTCCGGGCGGCTGGTCCGCAGCGACGTGGCCATGACCGGTGAGATCTCGCTGACCGGGCGGGTCCTGCCGATCGGCGGCGTCAAGCAGAAGCTGCTGGCCGCGCACCGGGCGGGCATCACCACCGTCCTCATCCCGGCCCGCAACGAGCCGGACCTGGACGACGTGCCCGAGGAGGTGCGCAACGAGCTGACCATCCACCCGGTCAGCGACGTGCGCGAGGTCCTGGACATCGCGCTCGCCCCGGCTCAGGTCGAGACGACTGTCGCGGCCTGA
- a CDS encoding MarR family transcriptional regulator, producing MNIARMRRLGRRLVELAKATDTGTGRPVLTPGEEAVFVDVLRHPGSAVRDIQARTGFAQSHVSASVARMRERGILETGQDPEDGRRTQVKVADVAMHALFRRATTPVDEVLREALRDPADAGRAVALLTELESLLITDDSHGEG from the coding sequence ATGAACATCGCGAGGATGCGCCGGCTGGGCCGGCGGCTGGTGGAGCTGGCCAAGGCGACGGACACCGGAACGGGCCGGCCCGTGCTCACCCCCGGCGAGGAGGCCGTCTTCGTCGACGTGCTGCGGCACCCGGGCAGCGCGGTCCGGGACATCCAGGCCCGCACCGGCTTCGCCCAGAGCCACGTGTCGGCGTCGGTGGCGCGGATGCGCGAGCGCGGCATCCTGGAGACCGGCCAGGACCCGGAGGACGGGCGGCGGACGCAGGTCAAGGTGGCCGACGTCGCCATGCACGCGCTCTTCCGGCGGGCCACCACGCCGGTGGACGAGGTACTGCGCGAGGCGCTGCGCGACCCGGCGGACGCCGGGCGGGCGGTGGCGTTGCTGACAGAGCTGGAGTCCCTGCTGATCACCGACGACTCCCACGGCGAAGGCTGA
- a CDS encoding SAM-dependent methyltransferase: MTELPDVARTAIGAARLRAQESERPDRLFDDPYAKAFATGEGPVRELFADHLAFRTRFFDDHLLGAGLSQVVLVAAGLDSRAYRLPWPPGLRLFELDLPELLAYKDGVLARLGAEPRCERVPVPVDLREDWPAALRAAGFDPAVPAAWLAEGLLIYLSAAEAGELLTRIGALAAPGSSLAFEHDAGGAARLMAAARTRPAMGRLAELWKGGLGEDAPAWLAARGWRPRTVGRAELAERYGRRWEGAGGFLTALRQGPAGSPPL, from the coding sequence ATGACTGAGCTTCCGGACGTGGCGAGGACGGCGATCGGCGCGGCCCGCCTCCGCGCGCAGGAGAGCGAGCGGCCCGACCGGCTCTTCGACGACCCCTACGCCAAGGCGTTCGCGACGGGCGAGGGACCGGTGCGCGAGCTGTTCGCCGACCATCTCGCCTTCCGCACCCGCTTCTTCGACGACCACCTCCTCGGCGCCGGCCTGAGCCAGGTGGTGCTGGTGGCCGCCGGGCTCGACAGCCGCGCCTACCGGCTGCCCTGGCCGCCCGGCCTGCGGCTGTTCGAGCTGGACCTGCCCGAGCTGCTGGCGTACAAGGACGGCGTGCTCGCCCGGCTGGGCGCCGAGCCGCGGTGCGAGCGCGTCCCCGTGCCCGTGGACCTGCGCGAGGACTGGCCGGCGGCGTTGCGCGCGGCCGGGTTCGACCCGGCGGTCCCGGCCGCCTGGCTGGCCGAGGGGCTGCTCATCTACCTGAGCGCGGCGGAGGCGGGGGAGCTGCTGACCCGGATCGGGGCCCTGGCCGCGCCCGGCAGCAGCCTGGCCTTCGAGCACGACGCCGGCGGCGCCGCCCGCCTGATGGCGGCGGCCCGCACCAGGCCGGCCATGGGCCGGCTGGCCGAGCTGTGGAAGGGCGGCCTCGGCGAGGACGCCCCCGCCTGGCTCGCCGCCCGCGGCTGGCGCCCGCGCACCGTCGGGCGGGCCGAGCTGGCCGAACGCTACGGCCGCCGCTGGGAGGGCGCCGGCGGCTTCCTCACCGCCCTGAGGCAGGGCCCGGCGGGTTCCCCGCCGCTCTGA
- a CDS encoding methionine ABC transporter ATP-binding protein — MIQASGLRKQYGDVVALDGVDLTVREGEIFGVLGQSGAGKSTLLRCVNLLERPDAGTVTVAGQDLTALRDAELNRARRRIGMIHQHFALLSSRTVAGNVAFPLEIMGVPKAERERRVGELLELVGLEGRGGHRPHQLSGGQKQRVGIARALAGNPSVLLSDEATSALDPATTQSILALLKRLNAELGLTILLITHEMNVVKSVCDSVAIMTGGRIEESGTIAELVATPGSRLTREIFPLPEPAPAGSVTLTFAGDAGRPVVSEVVRAFDVDLSILGGSIEELAGGSVGRLRIALEGAEAEAALAHLRASGVIVEEAA, encoded by the coding sequence ATGATCCAGGCTTCCGGCCTGCGCAAACAGTACGGCGACGTCGTCGCGCTCGACGGCGTCGACCTGACCGTGCGCGAAGGCGAGATCTTCGGCGTGCTCGGCCAGAGCGGCGCCGGCAAGAGCACGCTGCTGCGCTGCGTCAACCTGCTCGAACGCCCCGACGCGGGCACCGTCACCGTCGCCGGCCAGGACCTGACCGCGCTCCGTGACGCCGAGCTCAACCGCGCCCGCCGCCGCATCGGCATGATCCACCAGCACTTCGCGCTGCTGTCCTCGCGCACGGTCGCCGGCAACGTGGCCTTCCCCCTGGAGATCATGGGCGTGCCCAAGGCCGAGCGGGAGCGGCGGGTCGGCGAGCTGCTGGAGCTGGTCGGGCTGGAGGGCCGCGGCGGGCACCGCCCGCACCAGCTCTCCGGCGGCCAGAAGCAGCGCGTCGGCATCGCCAGGGCGCTGGCCGGCAACCCGTCGGTGCTGCTGTCGGACGAGGCCACCTCCGCGCTCGACCCGGCCACCACGCAGTCGATCCTGGCCCTGCTCAAGCGGCTCAACGCCGAGCTGGGCCTGACGATCCTGCTCATCACCCACGAGATGAACGTGGTCAAGAGCGTCTGCGACTCGGTCGCCATCATGACGGGCGGCCGCATCGAGGAGTCCGGCACCATCGCCGAGCTGGTCGCGACCCCCGGCTCCCGGCTGACCAGGGAGATCTTCCCGCTGCCCGAGCCGGCCCCGGCCGGTTCGGTGACGCTGACGTTCGCCGGTGACGCGGGCCGGCCCGTGGTGTCGGAGGTCGTGCGCGCGTTCGACGTGGACCTCAGCATCCTGGGCGGCTCGATCGAAGAGCTCGCCGGCGGCTCGGTCGGCCGGCTGCGGATCGCGCTGGAGGGCGCGGAGGCGGAGGCCGCGCTGGCGCACCTGCGCGCGTCCGGCGTGATCGTGGAGGAGGCCGCGTGA
- a CDS encoding methionine ABC transporter permease: MSWEEMLPLLWPATVETAQMVGWSTLFTVLLGLPLGVALVVLDRGGLRPAPAARAALGFVVNVGRSLPFIVLMIAIIPFTRLVVGTTIGTAAFVVPLTVGAVPFFARLVETALREVGTDVVQAAQAMGASRAAIVRKVLLPEALPGLVAGLTVTVVALIGYSAMAGTLGGGGLGDLAVRYGYQRFETLLMIVTVVLLVVIVQLLQSLGDWVARRLSHK; encoded by the coding sequence GTGAGCTGGGAGGAGATGCTGCCGCTGCTGTGGCCGGCGACGGTGGAGACGGCCCAGATGGTGGGCTGGTCCACGCTGTTCACCGTGCTGCTCGGGCTGCCGCTGGGGGTGGCGCTGGTGGTGCTCGACCGGGGCGGGCTGCGGCCGGCGCCCGCCGCGCGGGCGGCGCTGGGGTTCGTGGTCAACGTCGGGCGGTCGCTGCCGTTCATCGTGCTGATGATCGCGATCATCCCGTTCACCCGGCTCGTCGTCGGCACCACCATCGGGACGGCGGCCTTCGTCGTGCCGCTCACCGTCGGGGCGGTGCCGTTCTTCGCCCGCCTGGTGGAGACCGCGCTGCGCGAGGTCGGGACGGACGTCGTGCAGGCCGCCCAGGCCATGGGCGCGAGCCGGGCCGCCATCGTGCGCAAGGTGCTGCTGCCCGAGGCGCTGCCCGGCCTGGTCGCGGGGCTCACCGTGACCGTCGTCGCGCTGATCGGCTACTCCGCCATGGCCGGCACCCTCGGCGGCGGCGGCCTCGGCGACCTGGCCGTCCGCTACGGCTACCAGCGCTTCGAGACGCTGCTGATGATCGTCACCGTCGTGCTGCTGGTCGTCATCGTGCAACTGCTGCAGAGCCTGGGCGACTGGGTCGCCCGGCGCCTATCGCACAAGTAA
- a CDS encoding MetQ/NlpA family ABC transporter substrate-binding protein gives MRFRYIAGAVALTLSLAACGTSQSATGEAGAKTAESADTVLKVGASPVPHAEILNFVKENLAPAAGIKLEVVEFTDYVQPNVQLDEGQLTANFFQHKPYLDDFNASKGTKLSFVTPVHLEPLGLYSRKVTALSALASGATVALPNDATNLGRALKLLADNGVVTLKDGVGTAATERDVTGNPKNLQFKPLEAAQLPRSLDDVDAAVINGNYALEAGLKPASQALALEKTEGNPYVNGLVVQAGHEKDANIVTLGKLLRDPKVKEFIQQKYQGSVIPAQ, from the coding sequence ATGAGATTTCGCTATATCGCGGGTGCGGTCGCTCTGACCCTGTCGCTCGCCGCATGCGGCACGTCGCAGTCCGCGACGGGCGAGGCCGGCGCCAAGACCGCCGAGTCCGCCGACACCGTGCTCAAGGTGGGCGCCAGCCCCGTGCCGCACGCGGAGATCCTCAACTTCGTCAAGGAGAACCTGGCCCCCGCCGCCGGGATCAAGCTGGAGGTCGTCGAGTTCACCGACTACGTCCAGCCGAACGTGCAGCTCGACGAGGGGCAGCTCACCGCCAACTTCTTCCAGCACAAGCCCTACCTGGACGACTTCAACGCCTCCAAGGGCACCAAGCTGAGCTTCGTCACCCCGGTGCACCTGGAGCCGCTGGGCCTGTACTCCAGGAAGGTCACCGCGCTGTCCGCGCTGGCGAGCGGCGCCACCGTCGCGCTGCCCAACGACGCCACCAACCTCGGCCGGGCGCTCAAGCTGCTCGCCGACAACGGCGTGGTCACGCTCAAGGACGGCGTCGGCACCGCCGCCACCGAGCGCGACGTGACGGGCAACCCGAAGAACCTGCAGTTCAAGCCGCTGGAGGCGGCCCAGCTCCCGCGCTCGCTCGACGACGTGGACGCCGCCGTGATCAACGGCAACTACGCCCTGGAGGCCGGGCTCAAGCCCGCGAGCCAGGCGCTGGCGCTGGAGAAGACCGAGGGCAACCCGTACGTCAACGGCCTGGTCGTGCAGGCCGGCCACGAGAAGGACGCCAACATCGTCACCCTCGGCAAGCTGCTGCGGGACCCGAAGGTCAAGGAGTTCATCCAGCAGAAGTACCAGGGCTCGGTCATCCCCGCGCAGTGA
- a CDS encoding AMP-binding protein produces MHPGAIAAVTPDKPAVIMAGSGRIVTYRELDEESNRLAHLFRDAGLRPGDHVAFMLANHPLFLAVAWAAHRSGLYYTPISSRLQTDELAYIVDNCGARVFISSADLAPVATSITGATPGVELRLMIDGTAEGFRSYEEAVADRPVTPVEDECTGADMLYSSGTTGRPKGVKLPAPHGPLEEPGMLFKLIEALFAPSADSVYLSPAPLYHAAPLRYCMTFQRLGATVVVMERFDPEQYLAQVERHRVTHSQLVPTMFIKMLKLPEETRRRYDLSSLRYAIHAAAPCPVPVKEQMIDWWGPIIHEYYAGTEGNGFLYVGPEDWLKHKGTVGRSLLGVVHICDENGDDLPPGEHGTIFFENGGRFEYYGDPAKTRSAQDPKGRGWTTLGDIGYLDEDGFLYLTDRRSYMIISGGVNIYPQEAENVLSVHPKVADVAVFGVPDEEMGEQVKAVVEPVSMAEAGPGLEAELIAYCRDRLAHYKCPRSVDFRPELPRHPTGKLYKRLLRDEYWPARS; encoded by the coding sequence ATGCATCCGGGAGCCATCGCAGCCGTCACCCCCGACAAGCCCGCTGTGATCATGGCGGGCTCCGGACGGATCGTCACCTACCGCGAGCTGGACGAGGAGTCGAACCGGCTGGCGCACCTGTTCCGCGACGCCGGGCTGCGGCCCGGAGACCACGTCGCCTTCATGCTCGCCAACCACCCCCTCTTCCTGGCCGTGGCCTGGGCGGCGCACCGCTCGGGCCTCTACTACACGCCCATCAGCTCCCGGCTGCAGACCGACGAGCTGGCCTACATCGTCGACAACTGCGGCGCCCGCGTCTTCATCTCCAGCGCCGACCTCGCCCCCGTCGCCACCTCGATCACCGGCGCCACGCCAGGGGTCGAGCTGCGCCTGATGATCGACGGCACCGCCGAGGGCTTCCGCTCGTACGAGGAGGCGGTCGCCGACCGGCCCGTCACCCCCGTCGAGGACGAGTGCACCGGCGCCGACATGCTCTACTCCTCCGGCACCACCGGCCGCCCCAAGGGCGTCAAGCTGCCCGCCCCGCACGGGCCGCTGGAGGAGCCGGGCATGTTGTTCAAGCTGATCGAGGCGCTGTTCGCCCCGTCCGCCGACAGCGTGTACCTCTCGCCCGCGCCCCTCTACCACGCCGCGCCGCTGCGCTACTGCATGACCTTCCAGCGCCTCGGCGCCACGGTCGTGGTGATGGAGCGCTTCGACCCCGAGCAGTACCTGGCGCAGGTGGAGCGGCACAGGGTCACGCACTCGCAGCTCGTGCCGACCATGTTCATCAAGATGCTGAAGCTGCCGGAGGAGACCCGGCGCCGCTACGACCTGTCCTCGCTCAGGTACGCCATCCACGCCGCCGCCCCCTGCCCGGTGCCGGTCAAGGAGCAGATGATCGACTGGTGGGGCCCGATCATCCACGAGTACTACGCCGGCACCGAGGGCAACGGCTTCCTCTACGTCGGCCCCGAGGACTGGCTCAAGCACAAGGGCACGGTCGGCCGCTCGCTGCTCGGCGTCGTGCACATCTGTGACGAGAACGGCGACGACCTCCCGCCCGGCGAGCACGGCACCATCTTCTTCGAGAACGGCGGCCGCTTCGAGTACTACGGCGACCCGGCCAAGACCCGCTCCGCGCAGGACCCCAAGGGCCGCGGCTGGACCACCCTCGGCGACATCGGCTACCTGGACGAGGACGGCTTCCTCTACCTGACCGACCGCCGCTCGTACATGATCATCTCCGGCGGGGTGAACATCTACCCGCAGGAGGCCGAGAACGTGCTCTCGGTGCACCCCAAGGTCGCCGACGTGGCCGTCTTCGGGGTGCCGGACGAGGAGATGGGGGAGCAGGTCAAGGCCGTGGTGGAGCCGGTGTCCATGGCGGAGGCGGGGCCCGGGCTGGAGGCCGAGCTGATCGCGTACTGCCGGGACCGGCTGGCCCACTACAAGTGCCCCAGGTCCGTCGACTTCCGGCCCGAGCTGCCCCGGCACCCGACCGGCAAGCTCTACAAGCGGCTGCTCCGCGACGAGTACTGGCCGGCCCGCTCCTGA